In the Glycine max cultivar Williams 82 chromosome 19, Glycine_max_v4.0, whole genome shotgun sequence genome, ATTTGCCATGACTCTTGATTTGGAAATTTGGTTAGAAACTCGCTAAATATCAGTTTTTTCACCTCGATTTCTGAGTTGAATGATCTTTAAATTcctcattttcttcttaaaaaagtTGTATTTCAGATATTTGTCGCATTTAacatgttaaataaaaatatttattttcatgaattatataaaaatacaattctactcataaaaataattataaagtacAATTCACTATTTTTGCAAATAAAAGCATCGACCGCACGTACGTTAATCAATACaagattattttaacttaatggcaaatttcaaatactttaaatatataactttattaaatattacacACAAATATTTTGTGGGCTATAATATCACACTTGAAAAATATTGGTAGCTATAATAATCATGCGTTTGTTGACAGGTGGAAGACTAGAAGTAGGTAGTCcattttttcaagaaaagaacTCGAAGTAGCCAACTTTATTATGTGTAATTTAAGGCACTCAGAATTTTAAGAAAGCACAGATATTTGTAAAGGtgattcatcaataacaatcaACCAAAGGGAAAGAGATTTTAACAaccataaaaaaacatttatgtaTGGGCACCTTTTTACACCAAAATACAATAACACTAAATACACTAAATACGAGGATCAATTCaccttaaattttttgaatttatttaaatgtctGGAGtttaagtattaaatatttattagaaaaaagaattactATCCCCCGTGCAAATGTCAAATTGACAGATGTAaactaaaaagagaaaaagtgcAACCAAGAATTACCTCCAACGTTGTACGTGGTTCCTTCATTCCTCCCAAAGTTCAAACCTAAGCGTGTGTTAAGCATAAttgtgtccttttttttttttaacctccTCTCTACTACTGCCACTCACAACCCCACTAACCTGTCACCAAATCAACTCATGCAAGATATCTTTCATTGCTCCTTAACTCTTCCAAATGATACCATCACTGTCTCATCTTCTTCTCATAACCCTCTTTCTCCATGGCTCTTGCTGGCTCTGTGGTTGAGCTTCAAGCCTCTTCAGTAAAGAAGAAAACTGCAGTTTCCAGAAGTTGGATTCTGCTGGACCACTATGGCAAAGGCACTGTTCTTGATGCGGATAAGTATGCTATCATGCGCCTGGTTCAAATTCACGCCAGAGATCTTCGGATTCTCGACCCTCTCTTATCGTATCCTTCCACCATTTTGGGCAGAGAGAAAGTCATTGTTCTCAATTTAGAGGCAAATTAAACACTTTCTTTCCTTCACTTGTTTTGTTCTGCTttctgattttgttttaacatcttATTGATTTCTTCCTTTTGCAGCACATTAAAGCTATCATCACTGCAGATGAGGTATGTTTGATGTTGATAGAGTGCTGGAAAAATCAAAATTCGTGAGGAAACCATCtatattgatttcttaaaaaatccGTGATGTAGTGAAAATGATATCGGTTTTCAGTTTTGCcaggttttgttgtttgtgattGGTGATGCAGGTGTTGCTAAGAGACCCAACGGATGATGACGTTGTTCCAATTGTTGAGGAACTTCGACGACGGTTACCCAAAGTAAGTGCTGCTGAGCAAGGCCAAGGAGAAGAAGAGGCGTGTGCTCAAGATGGTGAAGGTGGAGAAGAAAATGGTGCGCtgtgaaaatattttagtttaaattattactataatCAAACAGTGTTAGTGTTGTTCTGTTTCTGAGTTCTTTAGTTTTTGCTTCTGTTGCAATAATGGAAAATTGGCTTTTATGGCTGGTAGAATTTCCATTTGAGATACGAGCTTTGGAAGTTTTATTTGAGGCAATTTGTAGTTTCCTTGATGCACGAACGAGAGAGCTAGAGACTTCTGCTTATCCAGCTTTGGACGAACTGACCTCTAAGGTAAAGCCTTTGCATAAGAATTGTgtgtttttctgtttttcataGATTTTTCACCTTGTTACATGGCTACCTAGGTTTTAAACTGCGGTCATGGTCTCGATTTTGTTGCGCTTATTGATATTATTGAAAAGCCTTGACGTTGTGCTCAAAATCACAGTTATGGaccttttttaaaaccttggctATGAGTACTTTTAAACATGCATTTACACTCTTTTCCATCTTTTTTCTACCcatttctcttcctatctctCTTTTTCTATCCAAATCTACCTCAAAATGagatgtatatttatatttttcttctatgaTGAAGCAAAATGCATGCATGAAATGCCAGGCTGGGAGCTATGATTTTTCTGTACATTTAAATGATTATTGTATAATCCCCTGCTCTGTCCAATTAAGcatgataaattgataaatcTTTTCAAGCTTAAATATATCTTGACACCATTGTATTGCCAACAAAATATGTCAATTTAAAAGTTAAGCAAAGAAACAATTTTGTTCATAATTTgtgatatcattttttttttaattattctccCCCTTTTAAGCTAGCAAAGCGATTCTGGAGTTAGATAAACATCTTCCAGAAAGACAGCGTAGAATCCTTATGGACTAAAACTAATACTGTTATATAAAATCTGGTGTTTGCCAGTTAATGTTTGATTTCCCATTATCTGTTCTCACAAAGTTATGAcactttctccttcttttcccCTTCCACACCATTCTGGTTGAATGGCACTTGTGTCCAGATCAGTAGTCGTAATTTGGATAGAGTGCGGAAATTGAAATGTGCAATGACCAGGTTGACAATTCGAGTTCAAAAGGTATGTCGAAAtagcacataattttttttgtttactttccCTCTCACAAGTGAATTcccctttttccttttgttgtttACGGGCTCTTTATTACTTCTTCCCTCCCAAAATAAGTTTAGTTTTAAGTTGTTTtatacagaaaaagaaaaactaataaataaataaaaataataattttacaaaactaatcttattattaatattacattaaaaacttATTAGAATATTAGtggaaaaaaacaattaatattaattggaAAACTAAATatgacacttttttttaatatacaaatgTTAGTTTTTAATATGACGCTTATTTtttgacaactttttttttaaatgcaacACTTATTTTGCTCCAAAAGAAGAATGTGGTATTGCTGTCTTCATTACTTAAGTAGTAGTTAACTTACCTGTCACTGATTATCCCTTTCCTAATAATATTAGAATCCATATTTTTCTGTTTCCATTTACTTGGCTAGCTTTCTTGTAGATTAGGGATGAACTAGAAAACCTACTTGATGACGACGACGACATGGCTGATCTTTACTTATCAAGAAAATTGGCTGCTTCATCCTCTCCAACTAGTAGCTCTGATGCTCCATACTGGCTTTATGGGTCTCCAAATACAGGTTCAAAACGACACAAATCAAGCAGAGCAAGTGGAACAACAGTTCAAAGGGAGAATGATGTTGAGGAGCTCGAAATGTTACTTGAGGTTACAAAACTTTTCATCTTTAATTTTGCCAGATACTACCGGATTATTTAAATGAATTGCATTAAACTGAACAATGTTGTGCTTTGCCTTTGCAGGCCTATTTCATGCAAATTGACGGCACATTAAATAAATTGGCCACAGTATGAACtgcattttcttttaatctttccTACTGTATTTCTGTTTTGTACTAAGTGATAAACTTTGCTATTTTGATACTTTCCCTTATTTCAGTTGCGAGAATATATCGATGACACAGAAGATTACATCAACATACAGGTAAATTTTAGGAACAACTACTTTGTAGATTTTAAGCTCTTACTATCAGAAAAAGAGGGGGTAAAAGTTTAGAATTTTTGAACAGAATTTGAACACACCACTTATAGCATAACAACTGTTTGTAACATGTCGCACATGCATGCAGCTTGACAATCACCGAAATCAACTGATTCAGGTATAAGCTTTTCAAGGTGGTTATTTTCTCCTTATGAGGTTATGTATCAGTATCAATATCAATATGTCTATTGACACAAACATTTTTTGAAACATTTGTTACCAAAGCCATGAATGATGTCTTTAAGTACTAGTGTTATTGTCTCTCATTCTTTGGTACAGCTAGAGCTCTTCATTAGTGCCGGGACTGTCTGTATGTCCTTATATTCATTGGTGGCTGCAATATTTGGTATGAACATACCATATACATGGAAAGCACCAGGCCATGAACATGTGTTTAAATGGGTATGTACATATCACTTGCAACAATATGAGAAAGGAATGGTTTGAGTGAGTGAGTGATAGAGATTAGAGAGAGTATATAGCTCCAATTTCCTGattattttcaattcatttttttattttataattttaggtgGTGATCTTTGGCGGAATGGTTTGTGCATCCTTGTTTTTATCCATAGTATCGTATGCCCGACGCAAAGGCCTTGTTGGgtcttgaaaaatgaaaagaataaagCATGCATGTCGGGAGACATCAGGTTAAGTCAAAAGTAGGCAATTTCGACACATTGCCTCAAAACAATACTATAGTAAtttgcttttatcttttttctataTGGAGGGTCAAATATAGTACCAGAACTTTATAACATTCACTTATTCTATTCAATCATGAGCTAGACtttctttataatattcttttatcttgtaactaactaattaaCTCGCAATTTAGATAAAATGACTATTAGTGGGCAAGATGAATGCATTgagtattattttaataataattatttgtaaaacccattgttagttttattttttattttttagttcatatTCCCTCTAGAGTGAACAATCCACTATAGAAAATGAATGAGTAATCTCAATCATTGATGATAAAATTAACTGTTAACATGTATGCATATACAATAAATTATGGGCGTACtgaaatattaatcattaattttttccaTCAAAAATTAGGATCACTTACTTTATCTTGTATATTTTAGAATAGCCAATTCCTTCTGTAAAAAAAGAATAGCCAATTCCTTTCAGTACAAGTGATCGACAAGAATTATTTGATTCTGAAGAGAAATTTAGCCGATTACACCTGCATTTTATCTGCCATTATCCTCTCTATACACTTTTTTAATGTAAGGTATTTCATCAAATCGATTATGCGCGTGCGGCTGTAAATTCGGGCCAGAATCATACTATTATCATCATCTTTTCACGACAATTTCTGAATTTCGGGCCGTTTTCCACCCCTTTTGATCCAATAATTATACATTGGCTTATTTTGTctaatattaaatgatactaTTAAAAAGTACTAGTAGAAGAAAAGAATGGAGACAGATGTAATTATTCATAGCATTTCTCCCAGGTCATTATTTATGTTAATAGTATACAAATCCACCGTGTTTCAAACTCCCAAAACTTTCTCTTAAACTCTGACGTGGATTATTCTtgagatgtattttttttttttgcacgaaGCTCGAGTCTCAATTACTCAATTGCGCATGGTCTCAACTCAACTCAACTTATGGGCAATGTCCTCATAAGTCTGAACTCGGCACACTGATGCAGTAATGAGAAAATAGAGTGGACTTGTGAGGGACCCTTTTGCAAATAAGATAAACACGAAAATAGCATGTTCCTTTGGCAACTCCCATTTTTCGACAAAACCAATTGAATTTGCTTTTTGACTTTGGAGTAATTTGGTGTGAACTCTCCAACTGAGCCAcctaaacttttttctttctttctggaTTAGGAAGATGAGGATAAATGTACTCCTAACTAACCTTCAATGCGAAGCATATGACATTCAGACTCGTATTTAACATTTCTACgtgaattttttattactttttattatttattaaactcCACTTCTGATTATTTAGTGGAATTTTAAGGTCTCCCTATTAATAAAAGTAACTCTAAATCTTTTAGtaaattgaatataataattaaaatatattaatgacattgctagatctaacaaaatttaaaggatACACAGTGAAGTAATTTTAGTGCACCATAGTTTTGATTCtataaagagtttaattttgatatataaacTGTAAAAATATTCACTCTTTTTATTTGGAGGAATCAAATGAGTTTATAATTACTCACCTAACTTCTTAATCAATTGAACTTATAAACTCTCTTGGTAAAATATTTATActcaaaattaactaaaatttactttaaatattattttaaaaataattattataaaaattaccaATCTTACAatatcaattagatattatttttttcttttagaacaCAAGTATTATTTGTCAGAGATAATTATGTTCAAATCACATAGAATCACTACAACATACTATAGTACATGTCGTTATACCTACACTTCAAAAAATTAGTTGTACTTAAATCATACCCATTGGAATAATAACTTTAATATCTGCACCCTTTCATGTTGGGTTACCTGGATGCCCATGCTGATGCTCATTCCCACActttagttaattataaaaccttgataaataaaatattgatttaaaatactataataatgaaataaaaatcctattaaaaatatttttaaaacataatcataaaacatcagaaaaaattaaattttattcaataatctTTTACAAAACATAACAATGAGAATCATAAAACATCAATAGAAAAATTTGGATAAATAAAGAGGAATGTGATTTATCTCTGTAAAAAATCTAATCTTTTctgaagaaataaataaattaaggagCATGATTTATATCTTAGCAAATAAcaaacatgatttatttttatgtttgtggATTAAGGAACGTGATAttagttattgttattattatcattattaaatttttgtgGGTAATTATCTATATCTAAACTCATTCCCATTAAGTGGGCAATTATGTTATCCATCATgtataatttttacaaatattcattggatatattatttattatcattccgaataacagttttttttcatgttaattGATTCACACTTAGTAATAATTATACTATTACATTCTAATTAAATCCGTTAATAAGACCTAGCAAAACATTCTGGACCTAGTAAAGGACTCCTAAACAAGGTTCAACGGATCCAATTCAACACCTTCAAACTAAGCACAGCACACCCCACTCCATTGTATTTTagatgttaaataaataaataaatagagataAGACATTGAGAAATTGGTAGGTAGCCTTTCAAAAGTTTATGTATATGTTAATTGGTAAGGACCTTCACATTCCTCCCCAAGGCACTTGCCCTATCAACATAGCCTATCCATCCGCTATCATGGACCCTCCCGCATGACACGCTGCCCAACGGCGCGCAATGTAATCCCTGCGCACGTTATCACAACCCCTTAACTCCTCTAGCTGtcctttatttctatttttattttttttctagctGTCGTTGGTTGTAGTGTGGAACATATGTCCTTAAAATATTTCCTTTGAATTGTCCGtaacttttttttcctactcaaaagcaaataataaaataaaattcaccccagaaacaaaaagaaaattcaaggtaaaagaaagataaaaaaaaaaaagacataagaaagAGAGGAGAAACACacacaacacaaacacaaactaaACACAAACAGAAACACACAACACTCGGTTTCGGTTCATGCTCGAAGAGGTCCTCTCGATTCAGATCATCCACAACACATCACAACAGAAACTTCCTCTGGCAAATCTACCATAACCCACGTCAAATCCTCACGAATCTCACCGACCCATTCCCTATTATCATCCATCTCCACCGATCGCTACCATTACCAACAGCAGCTTCATCCATTCTCCACGCAcgcttcttccttttctttctcacaCCGCGCGTTCGTGTTCTTAATGCAGACCCTGATTGCAACGAAATGGACGTAAATTTGGGAGGTGCAGGCGCGGTGACAGCATAGCATAGcatgcagcagcagcagcagggAGTGAGCGTGCGAGGAGGGAAGGAGGAGCAGCAGCATGTCAAATCAGGTGGTGAAAGTGCGAAGGGACACGATTGCAGCATGCATGACTTGCCCACTCTGCGGCAAGCTCTTCAGAGAAGCCACAACCATATCCGAATGTCTCCACACGTGTGAgcccctcctcctcctcctcctctctctcttttcccgTGTGAAATTTCCCAAATTTTTCTCCTTTGGCTTCTTCCTTCACTATTTGGGGAAGCATCTGGACTTTGCGTAACCGGAGAGAGATATGGGTATTTCGTAATTTGACGTGTTTAataaaagttttgttttttatttttctttttggttcttCTCTCTCTAACTAATCCCGTCGAGGAGGACGTGGATGCTGGTCAGAAACATTGTGGTTTTGATTGGCCGCGTATTCAGCGGGTTCTGTTGTTGTGGACTTGTGGAATGTGTTTTAACTTTTGACTACACCCACCACTGTTCATTTAGTGTAACAGCTTCAATCCTCGTCTTACTGCATGCTCATTGCACAACACAATTTGTCGTGCATATTAGTATCATTACTGTGCCGCTTCTTGCATTTGTGGAATAATAATAGTTCTCTTGGTGTTTGTTATTTGTCATTTAAAGTCAATTTCTGGTCTAATTTGATATCTTTGCatgcactttttctttttagtacAAGGCATGTTGTGTGCCAACTAAACTAATagattttcttttgaatttttttttctggactATACTCAGTTTGCAGGAAGTgcatttatgataaaattacgGATGAGGAGATAGAATGTTGTCCAATATGCAACATTGATTTGGGTTGTGTTCCACTCGAGAAACTGAGGTCAGTTCCTCCCTGCCTTTAATCGATGTCCTAGTTAcccttatatataattatactcTTGTActtgtttcttttaaaaagaaaaataaataaaacggcTCTCTGTTATACTACTGTAAGTTGTTGAATATGCATGAAAGGTGTTTGCTTTAACTTGGTATGCTGTGCAATAAGAGTCTATCTTTTTGCAACCCACACCTTAATTattgttacaacttacaaggtTGCTAAAATGGAGATATAGCTTTACAAGATGGaagcttttattttttgaaaatgaataatGTTGTTGATCAGTTGAGACATGTGCTATAAGGATGTTGAGTACTGTTGATCTTTCAAAATCTGTTGAAACACCGTCGTGGCTgaggaaaaaataaacaaatagctGTCATAGACCATACTGTTACCTGATCTTCTTCTTAGGTGGCATTATGCTCTTGTAACAGTCTGCATGAATGAGGAATGTTCATGCTTTGATGTTGCTATCGATACaatgttatattaatttgttactTTGTGAAAACTAACATAAGAAGGATCCACTCCTATCATGAGAAAGTTGTCAGGTTAATACATTCATGTGAACTATAGTAGACAgggaaataataaaatgttccCAGTTTGACATCTTTCAATAATTTAGTTGATGATTTATATATAGTAATGctggtaatttattttaaatagttttccTTATATGTCTAATAGTATACGGCATTATAAATGTTAAGTGTTTAATTCAATTGAAGTAAAAAATTGAAGTAACGGTAAATTGCatgtttttatatcttttactGTCAGCTGGTggcatttaataaattttcatcTGAAGTTCTAGTTGGAAACAAAGTTAGGAGGAATTGGGTAAAAATGATCGTCATACAATTAATTGATGAAATGACTGAGATAATTGACACCAATAAGGTGGGGAGTTAGTATCTGTTTTACTTgagaatatttaaatttaaatttttctaatttcCTTTATCTTCCAAAAAGAAATCGTATGATTCTATTCCAAGTGATGATTCTATTATTGTTCATAAAAGGACAGCAAAATATTGTGGCACTTTAAAAATAGATAGTGTTGACCTTGAATCAAAGAATAGGGGTTATAATCATTGCATTGCTGAGTTTTCCAgataggaaaaaagaaagagagtaaTCTAAATTATCTGAAAAGAAGTAGATCAGGAAGACTGATAAAAGagggtattttgttttttggaaAGAATTAAGCACACTACCATTCCATATATGGCTTTGGTAATGAAGCAcatataaaacttttttcaaaaaaatacaatcaaacaAAACTGCatcatgatgatattgatattcTCTTTTGAATTGCTGCATGCAAAGTTACTGACTTTGGTTTCTGATTACCAGGCCAGACCACAGTTTGCAAGATGTAAGGGCCAAAGTTTTCCCCTTAAAGGGAAGAAAGGTGAAGGCACCTGAAGTTGTCACCTCAGTACCATTACCAGCTAGGAGAAAGGAGAGATCTCTTTCATCTTTGGTGGTCAGCACACCAAGGGTATCTACACAGGCAACCATGACAGGAAGAAGAACAAAGCCTACAAGAAAGGCTAGTGGTTTGCGGTCCACTAGTTTTTCCATTGAAAAGCCCATTAAAAAAGAGGAATATTTACTAGAAGATCGTCCTGATAGTTCAAGCTCACCTGACACTTCACATAAGTTTGCTCATAATTCTGGACAGGTAATAGCAGAGACAATCTGACCTGTCTCTTTGAGTTTGTTGTATATTGttctaacttttatttttaatattcttgatccTGATTCATTAACTTCATTTGATTTCCTGGATTATAGTAGCATTAGTTTACTAATATTATTATGCTTacgctttttttttccttgtgcaGAGCATGTCCCCTTGCGAGGGTAGTCAGTCCATCCCAAATAAAGGATCAGAGAATGGTGCCGAACCATGGGATGCAAAATTGGATCTTTGGAAACCCTTGAATTGTTTAGTAGAAGTCGCAAGTAGGAGTAAATCTTTCAAGTCTAATATTCTTGGGTCTGATGCTAAATTAGAAACCAATCAAGTAAATGAGAGCGATTCTCAagttctgaaaataaaaaataaggaaaataaacGTAAGGCAAAAATTGAGGATGAAAAGAGTAGCCCTTATCCTGTCTCTTCAGATACAGCAAAACCAAATAAATTGCGCAGAATACGCAAGAAAAAAGAGCCTGCTTCTGGAGAATCTGGCATATCACCCCAAGCTGTGCTGGATTCTGCCAGCAATAA is a window encoding:
- the LOC100799368 gene encoding magnesium transporter MRS2-I isoform X3, yielding MALAGSVVELQASSVKKKTAVSRSWILLDHYGKGTVLDADKYAIMRLVQIHARDLRILDPLLSYPSTILGREKVIVLNLEHIKAIITADEVLLRDPTDDDVVPIVEELRRRLPKVSAAEQGQGEEEACAQDGEGGEENVFASVAIMENWLLWLVEFPFEIRALEVLFEAICSFLDARTRELETSAYPALDELTSKISSRNLDRVRKLKCAMTRLTIRVQKIRDELENLLDDDDDMADLYLSRKLAASSSPTSSSDAPYWLYGSPNTGSKRHKSSRASGTTVQRENDVEELEMLLEAYFMQIDGTLNKLATLREYIDDTEDYINIQLDNHRNQLIQV
- the LOC100793731 gene encoding E3 ubiquitin protein ligase DRIP2, which codes for MSNQVVKVRRDTIAACMTCPLCGKLFREATTISECLHTFCRKCIYDKITDEEIECCPICNIDLGCVPLEKLRPDHSLQDVRAKVFPLKGRKVKAPEVVTSVPLPARRKERSLSSLVVSTPRVSTQATMTGRRTKPTRKASGLRSTSFSIEKPIKKEEYLLEDRPDSSSSPDTSHKFAHNSGQSMSPCEGSQSIPNKGSENGAEPWDAKLDLWKPLNCLVEVASRSKSFKSNILGSDAKLETNQVNESDSQVLKIKNKENKRKAKIEDEKSSPYPVSSDTAKPNKLRRIRKKKEPASGESGISPQAVLDSASNNRLSRTGPIWFSLVASENQEGDDPLPQIPASYLRIKDGSVPVSFIQKYLMKKLDLTSETEVEIKCVGQPVLPTLQLYNLVELWLDTAPTSQRIPATIGSSAKDFVMVLAYARRVPDP
- the LOC100799368 gene encoding magnesium transporter MRS2-I isoform X2, whose translation is MALAGSVVELQASSVKKKTAVSRSWILLDHYGKGTVLDADKYAIMRLVQIHARDLRILDPLLSYPSTILGREKVIVLNLEHIKAIITADEVLLRDPTDDDVVPIVEELRRRLPKVSAAEQGQGEEEACAQDGEGGEENEFPFEIRALEVLFEAICSFLDARTRELETSAYPALDELTSKISSRNLDRVRKLKCAMTRLTIRVQKIRDELENLLDDDDDMADLYLSRKLAASSSPTSSSDAPYWLYGSPNTGSKRHKSSRASGTTVQRENDVEELEMLLEAYFMQIDGTLNKLATLREYIDDTEDYINIQLDNHRNQLIQLELFISAGTVCMSLYSLVAAIFGMNIPYTWKAPGHEHVFKWVVIFGGMVCASLFLSIVSYARRKGLVGS
- the LOC100799368 gene encoding magnesium transporter MRS2-I isoform X5 yields the protein MFDVDRVLEKSKFVLLRDPTDDDVVPIVEELRRRLPKVSAAEQGQGEEEACAQDGEGGEENVFASVAIMENWLLWLVEFPFEIRALEVLFEAICSFLDARTRELETSAYPALDELTSKISSRNLDRVRKLKCAMTRLTIRVQKIRDELENLLDDDDDMADLYLSRKLAASSSPTSSSDAPYWLYGSPNTGSKRHKSSRASGTTVQRENDVEELEMLLEAYFMQIDGTLNKLATLREYIDDTEDYINIQLDNHRNQLIQLELFISAGTVCMSLYSLVAAIFGMNIPYTWKAPGHEHVFKWVVIFGGMVCASLFLSIVSYARRKGLVGS
- the LOC100799368 gene encoding magnesium transporter MRS2-I isoform X1 codes for the protein MALAGSVVELQASSVKKKTAVSRSWILLDHYGKGTVLDADKYAIMRLVQIHARDLRILDPLLSYPSTILGREKVIVLNLEHIKAIITADEVLLRDPTDDDVVPIVEELRRRLPKVSAAEQGQGEEEACAQDGEGGEENVFASVAIMENWLLWLVEFPFEIRALEVLFEAICSFLDARTRELETSAYPALDELTSKISSRNLDRVRKLKCAMTRLTIRVQKIRDELENLLDDDDDMADLYLSRKLAASSSPTSSSDAPYWLYGSPNTGSKRHKSSRASGTTVQRENDVEELEMLLEAYFMQIDGTLNKLATLREYIDDTEDYINIQLDNHRNQLIQLELFISAGTVCMSLYSLVAAIFGMNIPYTWKAPGHEHVFKWVVIFGGMVCASLFLSIVSYARRKGLVGS
- the LOC100799368 gene encoding magnesium transporter MRS2-I isoform X4, with protein sequence MALAGSVVELQASSVKKKTAVSRSWILLDHYGKGTVLDADKYAIMRLVQIHARDLRILDPLLSYPSTILGREKVIVLNLEHIKAIITADEVLLRDPTDDDVVPIVEELRRRLPKVSAAEQGQGEEEACAQDGEGGEENVFASVAIMENWLLWLVEFPFEIRALEVLFEAICSFLDARTRELETSAYPALDELTSKISSRNLDRVRKLKCAMTRLTIRVQKIRDELENLLDDDDDMADLYLSRKLAASSSPTSSSDAPYWLYGSPNTGSKRHKSSRASGTTVQRENDVEELEMLLEAYFMQIDGTLNKLATLREYIDDTEDYINIQNLNTPLIA